From the Halalkalicoccus sp. CGA53 genome, one window contains:
- a CDS encoding MFS transporter produces MTRRGVFGSLCAMVFLVNLARVVFAPLVEPLQDAFGVGPATVGLIVTLVWVGSAIPRIPTGYLLTIYPRHTMVLATGVMLTLSSVVATLANSIATLAIGAVLLGTASGAYFVAAHPLIAELYTERVGRALGIHGTAAQLSAVIAAPMVSLALFVSWRLVFVAIGLGALASTVYFTLMARRTEFPAASGADRDFLGAIRAEWSLIVLGVVVFGATSFVWQGLFNFYPSYMEARGFTPGTARNLLTVVFAAGVPAFWVSGILVDRVPSVPYLAGIIGTFIGSVLLLTVTESLLGIIVVSALVGYVIHSLYPAADAVLLSAFPDEHRGGAYAMFSGGMMLGQSLGSWLVGELVERGFAYDAVFQGLAVSLAMLVVTVGGLLATDRIGPR; encoded by the coding sequence GTGACACGGAGAGGCGTCTTCGGCTCGCTCTGTGCGATGGTCTTCCTCGTGAACCTCGCGAGGGTGGTCTTCGCGCCGCTGGTCGAGCCGCTACAGGACGCCTTCGGAGTCGGTCCGGCCACGGTCGGCTTGATCGTCACGCTCGTCTGGGTCGGGAGCGCCATCCCCCGGATTCCGACGGGTTACCTGCTGACGATCTACCCCCGGCACACGATGGTGCTCGCGACAGGCGTGATGCTCACCCTCTCGTCGGTCGTCGCGACGCTCGCGAATTCGATCGCCACGCTCGCGATCGGCGCGGTTCTACTGGGAACCGCGAGCGGGGCGTACTTCGTCGCTGCACACCCGCTGATCGCGGAGCTGTACACGGAACGGGTGGGTCGGGCGCTCGGTATCCACGGCACCGCCGCACAGCTCTCGGCGGTGATCGCCGCGCCGATGGTCTCGCTCGCGCTGTTCGTCTCCTGGCGGCTCGTGTTCGTCGCCATCGGTCTCGGCGCGCTCGCCTCGACGGTCTACTTCACCCTCATGGCCCGCCGAACGGAGTTCCCCGCGGCGAGCGGCGCGGACCGGGACTTCCTGGGAGCGATCCGTGCGGAGTGGTCGCTGATCGTCCTCGGGGTGGTGGTCTTCGGCGCGACGAGCTTCGTCTGGCAGGGGCTGTTCAACTTCTACCCCTCGTACATGGAGGCCCGTGGGTTCACGCCAGGAACGGCGAGAAACCTCCTCACGGTCGTCTTCGCCGCCGGCGTTCCCGCCTTCTGGGTGAGCGGGATCCTCGTCGACCGCGTCCCGAGCGTGCCCTACCTCGCCGGTATCATCGGCACGTTCATCGGGAGCGTCCTGCTTCTCACCGTCACCGAGAGCCTCCTCGGTATCATCGTCGTGAGCGCGCTCGTCGGCTACGTCATCCACAGCCTCTACCCCGCCGCAGACGCGGTGTTGCTCTCGGCGTTCCCCGACGAGCACCGTGGCGGTGCGTACGCGATGTTCAGCGGCGGGATGATGCTCGGTCAGTCGCTCGGGAGCTGGCTCGTCGGCGAACTCGTCGAACGGGGGTTCGCCTACGACGCGGTCTTCCAGGGCCTCGCCGTCTCGCTCGCGATGCTCGTGGTCACGGTCGGGGGGTTGCTCGCGACCGACCGGATCGGTCCGCGGTGA
- a CDS encoding DUF7521 family protein, whose amino-acid sequence MNDLLGPAGAYLLLLAVTLLAMAMGFLIVFQAYRGYRRAESRPMLYLAAGLALVTIAPFVLSLAAASVGDAVGFTPFTYTYTLPIVSRLIEVVGLACILYSLYMRG is encoded by the coding sequence ATGAACGACCTCCTCGGTCCGGCGGGGGCGTACCTCCTCTTGCTCGCCGTGACGCTGCTCGCGATGGCGATGGGCTTTCTCATCGTCTTCCAGGCCTACCGCGGCTACCGACGTGCAGAGAGTCGACCGATGCTCTACCTCGCGGCCGGCCTCGCGCTCGTCACCATCGCCCCCTTCGTGCTCTCGCTCGCCGCCGCCTCGGTCGGCGACGCCGTCGGCTTCACCCCCTTCACCTACACGTACACGCTCCCGATCGTCAGTCGACTGATCGAGGTCGTCGGTCTCGCCTGTATCCTCTACTCGCTCTACATGCGGGGCTGA
- a CDS encoding winged helix-turn-helix domain-containing protein, with protein MSEEPPPDELFALLDDEYARAILTEASEQAMSAKALSEACDASLPTIYRRIDRLIECGLVEEYTRIGEEGRHYGVYEATLRRVTVELVEGELAVGVEVDEEDPADRFARLWEGVR; from the coding sequence GTGAGTGAGGAGCCGCCGCCGGACGAGCTGTTCGCGCTGCTCGACGACGAGTACGCACGAGCGATCCTCACGGAGGCGAGCGAGCAAGCGATGTCAGCGAAAGCCCTGAGCGAGGCGTGTGACGCCTCGCTCCCGACGATCTACCGGCGTATCGACCGCCTGATCGAGTGTGGCCTCGTCGAGGAGTACACCCGGATCGGCGAGGAGGGGAGACATTACGGCGTCTACGAGGCCACCCTCCGTCGGGTCACGGTCGAACTCGTAGAGGGCGAACTCGCAGTCGGTGTCGAGGTCGACGAGGAGGACCCGGCCGACCGCTTCGCCCGGCTGTGGGAGGGGGTCAGATGA
- a CDS encoding HVO_0758 family zinc finger protein — MKSVRKALRDGDLGKDTYDRLECAACERALSTRNDPGEIGTVRRCDDCGRRWRAIG, encoded by the coding sequence GTGAAATCCGTCAGAAAGGCGTTACGCGACGGCGACCTCGGGAAGGACACCTACGACCGCCTCGAGTGCGCCGCCTGCGAGCGCGCGCTCTCGACGCGAAACGATCCGGGCGAGATCGGCACGGTCCGACGCTGTGACGACTGTGGCCGGCGCTGGCGGGCGATCGGCTAG
- a CDS encoding ATP-dependent DNA ligase — protein MEYAALVELYRELDATDSNLEKTAILADVFAEADETHLPLLVTLCRGEAFPARESAELGISSKLTREAISKATGIGEGEIEDAWRETGDLGDAAAWAVSERTQQALVPTTLDVETVHATLEGIAGYRGEGSQGRRIDAVSRLLSDADPEEARYLVRTVLGHLRVGVGSGTIRDALAEAFLDGEEADRAAIERAYQLTSDYRIVAETARNGGREGLRELSIELFRPIDLMLAEKSEGIAEAIRDVAGEGEAVLWEYKYDGIRVQIHKRGEEVRVFTRRLEEITAAFPEAVSAVEQSVSAESALLDAELVGYDRETERPVAFQQLSRRVRRKYDVEELSEEVPTTLHVFDLLFCEGRSLLDEPLSERLSRLDPLLSDREGIEHAERLRSHEEERAHEFYEEALAAGHEGVMAKNAAASYQPGRRVGHMVKVKPAMEPLDLVVTRAQWSEGRRSDYLGRLFLGCYDPDTDTYPEVGRLSTGYTDEELAELTALLEPLVTGIEGRRVSLRPELVLEIEYEEIQNSPEYDSGFALRFPRFLRRRDDLAPADADTLSRVEALYEGQ, from the coding sequence ATGGAGTACGCCGCCCTCGTGGAGCTGTATCGAGAGCTCGATGCGACCGACTCGAACCTGGAGAAGACGGCGATCCTCGCCGACGTGTTCGCCGAGGCGGACGAGACGCACCTCCCCCTGCTGGTCACGCTCTGTCGCGGCGAGGCGTTCCCCGCCCGCGAATCGGCGGAACTCGGCATTTCATCGAAGCTGACCCGCGAGGCGATATCGAAGGCGACCGGGATCGGTGAGGGAGAGATCGAGGACGCCTGGCGCGAGACCGGCGACCTGGGCGACGCCGCGGCGTGGGCGGTCTCTGAGCGAACCCAGCAGGCGCTCGTTCCCACGACCCTCGACGTCGAGACGGTCCACGCCACTCTCGAGGGTATCGCGGGCTACAGGGGCGAGGGCAGTCAGGGGCGACGGATCGACGCCGTCTCCCGGCTGCTCTCGGACGCCGATCCGGAGGAGGCACGCTACCTCGTCCGAACCGTCCTCGGCCACCTCCGCGTTGGCGTCGGTTCCGGGACGATCCGCGACGCGCTCGCCGAGGCTTTCTTGGATGGGGAGGAGGCTGATCGGGCGGCGATCGAGCGCGCCTACCAGCTCACGAGCGACTACCGGATCGTCGCCGAGACAGCCCGGAATGGGGGACGGGAGGGGCTCCGAGAGCTCTCGATCGAGCTCTTCCGGCCGATCGACCTGATGCTCGCGGAGAAGTCGGAGGGGATCGCCGAGGCGATCCGTGACGTCGCGGGGGAGGGTGAGGCGGTACTCTGGGAGTACAAGTACGACGGGATCCGGGTGCAGATCCACAAACGGGGCGAGGAGGTCAGGGTCTTCACCCGACGGCTAGAGGAGATCACGGCGGCGTTTCCGGAAGCGGTTTCGGCGGTCGAGCAGTCGGTCTCGGCGGAGTCGGCGCTACTCGACGCCGAACTCGTGGGCTACGACCGAGAGACGGAGAGACCGGTGGCGTTTCAGCAGCTCTCCCGGCGCGTCCGCCGGAAGTACGACGTGGAGGAGCTTTCAGAGGAGGTTCCTACGACGCTCCACGTCTTCGACCTGCTCTTCTGTGAGGGGAGATCGCTGCTCGACGAACCGCTTTCGGAGCGTCTCTCCCGGCTCGATCCGCTTCTCTCCGACCGCGAGGGGATCGAACACGCCGAACGACTCCGATCGCATGAGGAAGAACGCGCTCACGAGTTCTACGAGGAGGCGCTCGCGGCGGGCCACGAGGGTGTGATGGCGAAGAACGCGGCGGCCAGCTACCAGCCCGGCCGACGGGTCGGTCACATGGTGAAAGTGAAGCCGGCGATGGAGCCACTGGACCTGGTGGTGACCCGCGCGCAGTGGAGCGAGGGCCGGCGAAGCGACTACCTCGGCCGGCTCTTCCTCGGGTGTTACGACCCCGATACCGACACCTATCCCGAGGTCGGCCGCCTCTCGACGGGCTACACCGACGAGGAACTCGCGGAACTGACCGCCCTCCTCGAACCGCTCGTCACCGGCATCGAGGGGAGACGGGTGTCGCTCCGGCCTGAACTCGTCCTCGAGATCGAGTACGAGGAGATCCAGAACTCGCCGGAGTACGACTCGGGGTTCGCGCTGCGGTTTCCTCGCTTCCTCCGCCGACGCGACGACCTGGCGCCGGCGGACGCCGACACGCTCTCGCGCGTCGAGGCGCTCTACGAGGGACAGTAG
- a CDS encoding IS1096 element passenger TnpR family protein, with protein sequence MTAYRFRVKLDPDPTSLWRDVVIGGERTVDEFQAAFNRSVGLGRDHLWFVGAGEEYWRSDVKYQCPLEFEELPGGSIRPDEEVYNAEETTIDGMVGRPGLAERDRICYLFDYGDEWRFYAILKEVLRDESGDRAPEVVKEKGDPVEQYHPPTGRGRRSRNRSNRSSRTVQCRSTTSVRSRNVRTSNTSSPSEGRNPASRAGWRSGSKTPNTCSNTSTTVGTWQPGSNGAKRRRKRRSVGSWTRYGSGTPPSLTPRASRGIRDSTTAGSKR encoded by the coding sequence TTGACGGCCTACCGGTTCCGCGTCAAGCTCGATCCGGATCCGACGTCGCTGTGGCGGGACGTCGTGATCGGCGGGGAGAGAACGGTCGACGAGTTCCAGGCGGCGTTCAACCGATCGGTCGGGCTCGGCCGGGACCACCTCTGGTTCGTCGGCGCGGGCGAGGAGTACTGGCGGAGCGACGTGAAGTACCAGTGTCCACTGGAGTTCGAGGAGCTACCCGGGGGATCGATACGCCCCGACGAGGAGGTGTACAACGCCGAGGAGACGACGATCGACGGAATGGTCGGACGGCCGGGGCTGGCAGAGCGCGACCGGATCTGCTACCTGTTCGATTACGGTGACGAGTGGCGGTTCTACGCGATACTGAAGGAGGTCCTCCGGGACGAGTCGGGGGACAGAGCGCCGGAGGTCGTGAAGGAGAAAGGAGACCCCGTCGAGCAGTATCACCCGCCGACTGGGAGGGGACGGCGCTCCCGGAACCGCTCGAATCGATCTTCCCGGACGGTCCAGTGCCGGTCGACGACCTCCGTGCGCTCGAGGAACGTGAGGACGTCGAACACGTCCTCGCCCTCAGAAGGACGGAATCCGGCGAGTCGGGCAGGGTGGCGATCCGGTTCGAAGACGCCGAATACCTGCTCGAACACCTCGACCACGGTTGGGACGTGGCAGCCGGGATCGAACGGGGCGAAGCGACGGAGGAAGCGGCGCTCGGTCGGCTCGTGGACGCGGTACGGGAGTGGCACGCCACCGTCGCTGACGCCACGAGCGTCGCGCGGGATTCGGGACTCGACGACCGCGGGCTCGAAGCGATGA
- a CDS encoding MBL fold metallo-hydrolase RNA specificity domain-containing protein: MPVRHTDGIEIPLGNETVVCDATVPTGIAALSHAHGDHLYRERPEELLCSALTAGLAEVRRREEGRISRTTHPAVDLVPAGHVAGSRSILVTDEGGRKTLYTGDISTRDRFFLRGFEPPDADELVIETTYGEPAYVFPPQDDLEAEITDWLSDTMDAPVLLFGYTLGRAQELEKLVERSERDRLFVTRATARIDRVIESHTDVEFASERYREETTLEPGDALVLPTQTSRLSFVEKLREEGAIKAGFSGWATNPGFEFRGDYDVTFALSDHCDFEELLSVVRTVDPEVVYTHHGSTDAFASHLTRELGYDARSLKRDQTTLGEF; the protein is encoded by the coding sequence GTGCCAGTCAGACACACCGACGGGATCGAGATCCCCCTCGGTAACGAAACGGTCGTCTGCGACGCGACCGTTCCAACTGGGATCGCCGCGTTGAGCCACGCCCACGGCGACCACCTCTACCGCGAGCGTCCGGAGGAACTGCTCTGCTCGGCGCTGACCGCCGGCCTCGCGGAGGTGCGCCGGCGGGAGGAGGGTCGGATCTCCCGGACGACCCACCCGGCGGTCGATCTCGTCCCCGCCGGCCACGTCGCCGGTTCCCGGTCGATCCTGGTGACCGACGAGGGTGGTCGGAAGACGCTCTACACGGGCGACATCTCGACGCGCGATCGCTTCTTCCTCCGAGGGTTCGAACCGCCAGACGCGGACGAACTGGTGATCGAGACGACCTACGGCGAGCCGGCGTACGTCTTCCCGCCGCAGGACGACCTCGAAGCCGAGATCACGGACTGGCTCTCGGACACGATGGACGCGCCCGTACTGCTCTTCGGCTACACGCTCGGCCGGGCGCAGGAGCTCGAGAAACTGGTCGAGCGCTCGGAGCGGGATCGGCTGTTCGTGACGCGGGCTACCGCACGGATCGACCGGGTGATCGAGTCACACACGGACGTCGAGTTCGCCTCCGAGCGCTACCGCGAGGAGACGACCTTGGAACCGGGTGACGCGCTCGTCCTCCCGACGCAGACGAGCAGACTCTCGTTCGTCGAGAAACTCCGCGAGGAGGGGGCGATCAAGGCCGGCTTCTCCGGCTGGGCGACGAACCCCGGGTTCGAGTTTCGGGGCGACTACGACGTCACGTTCGCGCTCTCGGACCACTGCGATTTCGAGGAGCTGCTCTCGGTCGTGCGGACGGTCGACCCGGAGGTGGTCTACACGCACCATGGGTCGACCGACGCCTTCGCGAGCCACCTGACCCGGGAACTGGGCTACGACGCCCGGTCGTTGAAGCGCGACCAGACGACGCTCGGTGAGTTCTAG
- a CDS encoding SOUL family heme-binding protein produces MKNRTRLLALAGVGLAATVGKRTIESRRAERVPYETVEEGDDVELRRYPRCVLVETTAPTETAAFRRLAEYIGGENEGVETVSMTAPVRTGSEAGGVDVPMTAPVRTDEGGEGVRMAFYLPSSYDAANAPLPTDPAVRLIVEPSRTLAVSDFSWFATDDRVEHAERRLREALDEWGVEPHGEAVLLRYDPPWTLPFLRTNEVAVEVRAAGE; encoded by the coding sequence ATGAAGAACAGGACGCGACTCCTCGCGCTCGCAGGGGTGGGCCTCGCCGCGACGGTCGGAAAGCGCACGATCGAGAGCCGCCGGGCCGAGCGGGTCCCGTACGAGACTGTCGAGGAGGGAGACGACGTCGAGCTCCGGCGCTACCCCCGGTGCGTGCTCGTCGAGACGACGGCACCGACGGAGACGGCGGCGTTCCGACGCCTCGCGGAGTACATCGGCGGCGAGAACGAGGGGGTCGAGACGGTCTCGATGACGGCGCCGGTCCGCACCGGTAGCGAGGCGGGAGGCGTCGACGTCCCGATGACCGCGCCGGTCCGCACGGACGAGGGAGGGGAGGGTGTGCGGATGGCCTTCTACCTCCCGTCGAGCTACGACGCGGCGAACGCGCCGCTCCCGACCGATCCCGCCGTTCGGCTGATCGTCGAGCCGTCCCGGACGCTCGCCGTCTCGGACTTCTCGTGGTTCGCGACCGACGACCGGGTCGAACACGCAGAGCGCCGGCTGCGCGAGGCACTCGACGAGTGGGGCGTCGAACCTCACGGGGAGGCGGTCCTTCTCCGGTACGACCCGCCGTGGACGCTCCCGTTCCTCCGGACGAACGAGGTGGCGGTCGAGGTCCGGGCGGCGGGGGAGTGA